In the genome of Lacerta agilis isolate rLacAgi1 chromosome 2, rLacAgi1.pri, whole genome shotgun sequence, one region contains:
- the MRPL22 gene encoding 39S ribosomal protein L22, mitochondrial → MAAPAMLGGAARLWSFCNSVGSGRLLAPCSAPLLSNIHTSASLGELGRWEKKNRMVYPPQQPGEPRRPAEIYHCRRHIKYSKDKMWYLAKLIRGMSIDQALAQLEFNDKKGAKVIKEVLLEAQEMAVRKHNVEFRSNLHIAESFSGKGHYLKRIRYHGKGFFGIMDKVKCHYFVKLVEGPPPPPEKPKTAFDHAKEYVQQLRSRTITNTL, encoded by the exons ATGGCGGCGCCCGCAATGCTCGGGG GGGCCGCTCGATTGTGGAGCTTCTGCAACTCCGTCGGGTCCGGGAG GTTACTAGCACCTTGCAGTGCCCCTCTTCTGTCAAATATCCATACAAGTGCATCTCTTGGGGAGCTTGGAAGATGGGAAAAGAAGAATAGGATGGTCTATCCTCCACAGCAACCAGGAGAACCTCGAAGACCTGCA GAAATATACCACTGTCGAAGACACATTAAATACAGTAAGGACAAGATGTGGTACCTGGCAAAACTG ATACGAGGCATGTCCATAGATCAGGCACTAGCACAGTTGGAATTCAATGACAAAAAGGGAGCTAAAGTGATAAAAGAG GTCCTTCTAGAAGCCCAAGAAATGGCGGTGAGGAAGCATAATGTAGAATTTAGATCCAACTTACACATtg CTGAATCCTTCTCTGGAAAAGGGCACTACCTGAAAAGGATCCGCTACCATGGCAAAGGCTTTTTTGGCATTATGGACAAAGTCAAGTGCCACTACTTTGTGAAATTAGTAGAAGGCCCACCTCCACCTCCAGAGAAGCCAAAGACTGCTTTTGATCATGCAAAGGAGTACGTGCAGCAGCTTCGTAGCCGAACCATTACTAACACATTGTAA